Proteins from one Desulfonema limicola genomic window:
- a CDS encoding PLDc N-terminal domain-containing protein translates to MSTIYMIAGTGIFFLLLTWIAIIDIAMRDFTSKPVQIGWGIAVALIPGIGCIAYFIFGIRQGKRRQKLQSPENSV, encoded by the coding sequence ATGAGTACTATTTATATGATTGCAGGAACCGGCATATTTTTTCTTTTATTAACCTGGATTGCCATAATTGATATTGCCATGAGGGATTTTACTTCAAAACCTGTACAAATAGGCTGGGGAATTGCTGTTGCACTGATTCCAGGCATTGGATGTATTGCTTATTTTATATTTGGAATAAGGCAGGGAAAACGAAGGCAAAAACTTCAGTCACCTGAAAATAGTGTTTGA
- a CDS encoding lytic murein transglycosylase, with the protein MKLSRKKKINVFLCIVSALFFTSVFYRSVHAQAYAQNKYFSSLQTRLIQDGFNQAKIKNLYNSPGIDFDTNGVSLYFVHRESKLNYDQFLEPDQIQKAKNYMAGNQNAFISTEKAYGVDRYVITAIILVETRLGTYVGKRSVLNTLSTMAALSDPNNRAMLWQEVASSTRLSKSEFEAKAQQKSSWAYQELKAFLKYCIKENINPIVIKGSYAGAMGICQFMPSNILTLARDGNGDGKIDLFNHADAIRSVASYLNNSGWYSGITPQKAFKVVYTYNHSKYYVRTVLKIAELLRG; encoded by the coding sequence ATGAAATTAAGCCGGAAAAAAAAGATTAATGTTTTTTTATGTATTGTATCTGCACTTTTTTTTACATCTGTATTTTATAGATCAGTTCATGCCCAGGCATATGCTCAAAATAAGTATTTCAGCTCTCTTCAAACCAGGTTGATTCAAGACGGGTTTAACCAGGCAAAAATAAAAAATCTCTACAATTCCCCTGGAATTGATTTTGACACTAATGGAGTTTCCCTTTATTTTGTCCACAGGGAAAGCAAGCTTAACTATGACCAGTTTCTTGAACCAGACCAGATTCAAAAAGCAAAAAATTACATGGCAGGCAACCAGAATGCTTTTATAAGCACTGAAAAAGCCTATGGTGTTGACAGATATGTAATAACTGCAATTATCCTGGTTGAAACCAGGCTGGGAACATATGTTGGAAAAAGATCAGTATTAAACACCCTGTCAACAATGGCAGCACTTTCAGATCCAAATAACAGGGCAATGCTTTGGCAGGAAGTTGCTTCTTCAACACGCCTGTCAAAATCAGAATTTGAAGCAAAAGCTCAACAAAAATCATCATGGGCATATCAGGAATTAAAGGCATTTTTAAAGTATTGTATAAAAGAAAACATAAATCCCATAGTAATAAAAGGCTCATATGCAGGAGCAATGGGTATCTGCCAGTTTATGCCTTCCAATATCCTGACCCTTGCCAGAGACGGCAATGGAGACGGTAAAATAGACTTATTTAACCATGCAGATGCAATCAGAAGCGTTGCCAGCTATTTGAATAATTCAGGATGGTATTCAGGAATTACTCCCCAAAAAGCATTTAAAGTGGTATATACATATAATCACAGTAAATATTATGTAAGAACAGTATTAAAAATTGCAGAATTATTAAGAGGTTAA